One stretch of Akkermansia massiliensis DNA includes these proteins:
- a CDS encoding PEP-CTERM sorting domain-containing protein produces MKKTLFILATMVAAAVAAEASTVLISFGINSGNGTAVVDGTYLGEPGQKVNKISTGQSNSYTSGTLVTTGGGSTGITLTTGGLCCGGPGAMTDAAAKGSALGQGNKFYDVFGQDMTTGNPMGGAINPIGSANGNFTMSLNNLSAGTYTLTMLVGRGNNYGAGNTSSFSLDGTGISNISASLDDYSTGSGATLNGATVTGNTHTGDWMLITYTFDVAADGTRLDIQSQGGTGNINALALTSVPEPATASLGLLGLGALLMRRRRA; encoded by the coding sequence ATGAAGAAAACATTATTCATTCTGGCAACTATGGTTGCGGCGGCGGTGGCGGCCGAAGCCTCCACCGTTCTGATCTCGTTCGGGATCAATTCAGGCAATGGCACCGCCGTTGTGGACGGCACGTATCTGGGAGAACCCGGACAGAAAGTGAACAAGATTTCCACGGGACAGAGTAATTCCTATACTTCCGGAACCTTGGTCACTACGGGGGGAGGAAGCACCGGAATCACCCTGACGACGGGAGGACTCTGCTGCGGAGGTCCCGGCGCCATGACCGATGCCGCTGCCAAAGGGTCCGCCCTGGGCCAGGGCAACAAGTTTTACGATGTTTTCGGCCAGGATATGACTACCGGCAATCCGATGGGGGGCGCGATCAATCCGATAGGCTCCGCGAACGGCAATTTCACGATGTCCCTGAACAACCTGTCCGCCGGCACCTACACGCTGACCATGCTGGTGGGACGCGGAAACAATTACGGTGCGGGCAACACTTCTTCCTTCAGCCTTGACGGCACCGGAATCTCCAACATTTCCGCCAGCCTGGACGACTACTCCACCGGGTCCGGCGCTACGCTGAACGGCGCCACCGTCACGGGCAACACGCATACCGGGGACTGGATGCTGATTACTTACACGTTTGACGTGGCGGCGGATGGCACCCGGCTTGATATCCAGTCCCAGGGAGGTACCGGCAACATCAATGCCCTGGCGCTGACCTCCGTTCCGGAACCGGCCACGGCCAGCCTCGGCCTGCTGGGCCTGGGCGCTCTGCTGATGCGCCGCAGGCGCGCGTAA
- a CDS encoding acyltransferase, translating to MNRFLATIYCNLSLSPQTRKKRRVRLGLKTGGEGYVNPVGNRIFLILPSGEKQLVEPYQIPGSVRLNIEGEHNTLIFHAPLSLNNISIHIWKHVRGAKIEFGSSSSGHSHWNNVSILAAASGSALSIGHSTSIEGLAVMLVGGKCHIGNDCMLSSGITIWANDSHRLMDADTGELLNDQPQGVLIGDHCWIGQGATFTKNAIIPANTVVGLQSVVTKSFREEFTALAGNPTKVIKNGVKWSREREMG from the coding sequence ATGAACCGTTTTCTTGCAACAATCTATTGCAACCTATCTCTTTCTCCGCAAACGAGAAAGAAGCGCCGCGTCCGCCTGGGTTTGAAGACGGGAGGGGAAGGTTATGTAAACCCGGTAGGAAACCGCATTTTTCTCATTCTTCCTTCCGGCGAAAAACAGCTTGTCGAGCCGTACCAGATACCGGGGTCCGTCCGGCTGAACATTGAGGGAGAGCACAACACGCTCATCTTCCATGCTCCGCTCTCCTTAAACAATATCTCCATCCACATCTGGAAACATGTCCGCGGCGCGAAAATCGAATTCGGCTCCTCGTCGTCCGGGCACAGCCACTGGAACAATGTCAGCATTCTGGCAGCTGCATCCGGAAGCGCCCTGTCCATCGGCCATTCGACGAGCATCGAAGGATTAGCGGTCATGCTTGTGGGCGGCAAATGCCACATTGGCAACGATTGCATGCTGTCCTCCGGAATCACCATCTGGGCAAACGACTCCCATCGCCTGATGGACGCCGACACGGGGGAACTGCTCAACGACCAGCCGCAGGGCGTCCTCATCGGCGACCACTGCTGGATCGGGCAGGGGGCAACCTTCACCAAAAATGCCATCATCCCGGCAAATACGGTTGTCGGCCTGCAATCGGTCGTCACCAAATCCTTCCGGGAGGAATTCACCGCTCTGGCGGGAAACCCGACCAAGGTCATCAAAAACGGGGTCAAATGGAGCCGTGAAAGAGAAATGGGCTAA
- a CDS encoding sulfatase-like hydrolase/transferase, giving the protein MRKLNWCGWVPAVLAACSLAHAEEIGIGVLNGTAATEAAFRQAEPGTLAEEGKTWNFIKPAANAATTVSSLKTAAGVSTEASCAINPGYCASNGIFASGRNRDYLLMDSWAGIRGTENVVISRLPDSMAEYCHVEIYGDCNDSDRDMLYTVNGLTGTIQDRGTFSGAFQEGGNKLTLKYVPVTGGTITITGNGASQTRSAINAVRLTAPSPGIVTFTATPSEVMEDSTSGAVLSWKTWKCGAVTLSTRDGRDIPATTEDGTGSVTVKPDATTTYILSAACEDGTVSKEEVTVTVRKQEPEILLFESDKKRVAPGSDEKATLTWSTVKAESLALTANGAEIPITSTAGAGSVQVSPAETTQYTLTLTAADGTEKSKSLIISVLAENTPNVLVFLVDDMGWQDTSVPFYYKDGQPVVTELNAFYKTPSMERLAAQGMKFTNAYSCPLCSPGRTSLMTGKTSARHRVTNWTAVNAPTLNEYSGGLPHIRAPQWNMAGMSQQEIPLPRVLKDAGYRTITVGKAHFAPSNQLYSNPANLGFDVNIAGCSAGQPASYRGEDQFGSGNTHVPDLEEYYGTTATEDRKRNFLTNALTLEMKKQIKAAVDENAPFFAYMTHYAVHQRHDQPDPNGDYDTYPSGTSFEPGVSIGGNLRNFGTLIGGMDKSLGDLMDYLKELGVANRTLVIFMSDNGGDAPIQQSYSGDIPWLEKISAVAPLRGRKGSRYEGGTRIPMIVGWAEVDSSSPIQQEYPIPQNSVNHDIVAIWDIYPTILNMLKLKVPVGHQVDGEDISPYFRGDSSFHRTQKIFQHFPHHHSYANFYSTYRKGDWKVIYNYMDQYAHTDLYSGNGYRTAGRFPWQLFNLKDDIGESNDLAQDPAQQERLMRMARSLIRELRQADAQYPVLTRNGQAVGTAYIRMPDFPDVDSDGDGVPDLVEDANGNGVIDPGETDPDDASSFVPIRQ; this is encoded by the coding sequence ATGAGAAAGCTGAATTGGTGCGGATGGGTTCCGGCTGTGCTGGCCGCCTGCTCCCTGGCGCATGCGGAAGAAATAGGGATAGGAGTGCTGAACGGAACTGCGGCCACGGAGGCGGCGTTCCGGCAGGCGGAGCCCGGAACCCTGGCGGAGGAAGGAAAAACATGGAATTTCATCAAGCCTGCGGCGAATGCCGCTACGACCGTTTCCTCCTTGAAAACTGCGGCGGGAGTGTCCACGGAAGCCTCCTGCGCCATCAATCCGGGTTATTGCGCCAGTAACGGCATTTTTGCGTCGGGCAGGAACCGTGATTATTTGCTCATGGATTCCTGGGCCGGTATCCGGGGAACGGAAAACGTCGTGATTTCCCGGCTTCCCGATTCCATGGCGGAATACTGCCATGTGGAAATTTACGGGGATTGCAATGACTCGGACCGGGACATGCTTTATACGGTTAACGGCCTCACCGGCACCATCCAGGACCGCGGCACGTTTTCCGGCGCGTTTCAGGAAGGAGGCAACAAGCTGACGCTGAAGTATGTGCCGGTCACCGGAGGAACGATTACCATTACGGGCAACGGGGCCTCCCAAACGCGTTCCGCCATCAATGCGGTCCGCCTGACGGCTCCTTCTCCCGGCATCGTGACTTTTACGGCGACTCCTTCAGAGGTCATGGAAGATTCAACCTCCGGAGCCGTCCTGAGCTGGAAAACCTGGAAGTGCGGAGCGGTCACGCTGAGCACCAGGGACGGCCGGGATATTCCGGCCACTACGGAAGACGGCACGGGTTCCGTCACGGTAAAGCCTGATGCCACCACGACCTACATTCTCAGCGCCGCCTGTGAGGACGGAACCGTTTCCAAGGAAGAAGTGACGGTGACCGTCAGGAAGCAGGAACCGGAAATCCTTCTCTTTGAATCCGACAAAAAGAGGGTTGCTCCCGGCAGTGATGAGAAAGCCACTCTGACATGGAGCACGGTGAAAGCGGAAAGCCTCGCCCTGACCGCCAATGGCGCGGAGATTCCCATCACCAGCACGGCGGGAGCCGGCAGTGTTCAGGTGTCTCCCGCGGAGACGACGCAGTACACGCTGACGCTGACCGCGGCGGACGGCACGGAGAAGAGCAAGTCCCTGATTATTTCCGTGCTGGCGGAGAACACGCCCAACGTCCTGGTGTTCCTGGTGGACGACATGGGCTGGCAGGATACGTCCGTGCCATTTTATTACAAGGACGGCCAGCCCGTCGTTACGGAGCTGAACGCCTTTTATAAAACGCCCTCCATGGAAAGGCTGGCGGCGCAGGGGATGAAGTTCACGAATGCCTATTCGTGCCCTTTGTGTTCTCCGGGCCGCACGTCCCTGATGACGGGCAAGACCTCCGCCCGTCACCGGGTCACCAACTGGACGGCCGTGAATGCCCCCACGCTGAATGAATACAGCGGCGGTCTTCCCCACATCCGTGCTCCCCAGTGGAACATGGCAGGGATGAGCCAGCAGGAAATTCCTCTCCCCCGCGTGCTGAAGGATGCCGGCTACCGGACCATCACGGTGGGAAAGGCCCACTTCGCCCCGTCCAACCAGCTTTATTCCAATCCAGCCAACCTGGGATTTGACGTCAACATAGCCGGCTGCTCCGCCGGACAGCCCGCCTCCTACCGGGGAGAGGATCAGTTCGGCTCCGGGAACACCCATGTTCCTGACCTGGAGGAATATTACGGAACCACTGCGACGGAAGACAGGAAGAGGAATTTCCTGACAAATGCCCTGACGCTGGAGATGAAGAAGCAGATCAAGGCCGCCGTGGATGAGAATGCGCCTTTCTTCGCGTACATGACCCATTACGCCGTCCACCAGCGGCACGACCAGCCGGACCCCAACGGGGACTACGATACTTATCCCTCGGGCACGTCCTTTGAACCGGGAGTTTCCATTGGCGGCAATCTCCGCAATTTCGGCACCCTGATCGGCGGCATGGACAAATCCCTGGGGGATCTGATGGATTACCTCAAGGAACTGGGCGTGGCCAACAGGACGCTGGTCATTTTCATGTCCGACAACGGCGGAGACGCTCCCATCCAGCAGAGCTATAGCGGAGATATTCCATGGCTTGAGAAAATCAGCGCCGTAGCTCCTCTGAGAGGGCGCAAAGGCAGCCGTTACGAAGGGGGAACGCGCATCCCGATGATCGTGGGCTGGGCGGAGGTCGATTCCTCCAGCCCCATCCAGCAGGAATATCCCATTCCGCAGAATTCCGTGAACCATGACATCGTGGCGATTTGGGACATTTATCCCACCATTCTGAATATGCTGAAGCTGAAGGTTCCGGTGGGCCATCAGGTGGACGGGGAGGACATCAGTCCCTATTTCCGGGGGGATTCTTCCTTCCACCGCACCCAGAAGATATTCCAGCATTTCCCGCACCACCATTCCTACGCCAATTTCTATTCCACCTACCGGAAAGGAGACTGGAAGGTCATTTACAATTACATGGACCAGTACGCCCATACGGATTTGTATTCCGGCAACGGCTACAGGACCGCGGGCCGCTTCCCGTGGCAGCTTTTCAATCTGAAAGACGACATCGGAGAGAGCAATGACCTGGCCCAGGACCCGGCGCAGCAGGAACGCCTGATGCGCATGGCGCGCTCCCTGATCCGGGAACTCCGTCAGGCGGATGCGCAATATCCCGTCCTCACCAGGAACGGCCAGGCGGTGGGGACGGCCTACATCCGCATGCCTGATTTCCCGGACGTGGATTCCGACGGCGACGGCGTTCCCGACCTTGTGGAGGACGCCAACGGCAACGGCGTCATCGATCCCGGTGAAACGGACCCGGATGATGCTTCCTCCTTCGTTCCCATCCGGCAATAA
- a CDS encoding catalase, whose amino-acid sequence MSDQKNLTTSVGAPVPDNENVLTAGPRGPMLLQDVWFLEKLAHFDREVIPERRMHAKGSGAFGTFTVTGDITRYTKAAMFSGIGKKTDLLVRFSTVAGERGAADAERDIRGFAIKFYTEEGNWDLVGNNTPVFFLRDPLKFPDLNHAIKRDPRTNMRSARNNWDFWTSLPEAFHQVTVVMSDRGIPSSYRHMHGFGSHAFSMLNADNERVWVKFHLKTQQGIKNLTDAEAEAIIAKDRESHQRDLYESIERKDFPRWTMYIQVMTQEQAKACPFNPFDLTKVWPHGDYPLMEVGVLELNRNPDNYFAQIEQAAFNPANVVPGIGFSPDKMLQGRLFSYGDAQRYRLGVNHNQIPVNAPRCPFHSYHRDGMMRVDDNAGSTLGYEPNSYGEWQEQPEFREPPLELDGAAWHWDFREDDDDYYSQPRALFRLMNPEQREALYGNTARAMGDAPDFIKQRHIDHCMQCDPEYGEGVAKALGMFKG is encoded by the coding sequence ATGAGTGACCAAAAGAATTTAACGACCTCCGTCGGAGCGCCCGTTCCGGATAACGAAAACGTGCTCACGGCCGGCCCCCGCGGCCCCATGCTGCTCCAGGACGTCTGGTTCCTGGAAAAGCTGGCCCATTTCGACCGGGAAGTGATCCCGGAACGGCGCATGCATGCCAAGGGCTCCGGCGCCTTCGGCACGTTTACCGTGACGGGGGACATCACCCGTTACACGAAGGCTGCCATGTTTTCCGGAATTGGCAAGAAGACCGACCTGCTGGTGCGGTTTTCCACCGTGGCCGGGGAACGGGGAGCGGCGGACGCGGAGCGCGACATCCGCGGCTTTGCCATCAAGTTTTACACGGAGGAGGGAAACTGGGACCTAGTGGGCAATAATACCCCGGTTTTCTTCCTGAGGGATCCGCTCAAGTTCCCGGACCTGAACCACGCCATCAAGCGCGACCCGCGCACCAACATGAGAAGCGCGCGGAACAACTGGGATTTCTGGACTTCCCTGCCGGAGGCTTTCCACCAGGTCACCGTCGTGATGAGCGACCGCGGCATTCCTTCCTCCTACCGCCACATGCACGGGTTCGGCAGCCATGCGTTCAGCATGCTGAACGCGGACAATGAGCGGGTATGGGTGAAGTTCCACCTGAAAACCCAGCAGGGCATCAAGAACCTGACGGACGCGGAGGCGGAAGCGATTATCGCGAAGGACCGGGAGAGCCACCAGCGGGATTTGTATGAGAGCATTGAGCGGAAGGATTTCCCGCGCTGGACGATGTACATCCAGGTGATGACCCAGGAGCAGGCCAAGGCATGCCCCTTCAATCCGTTTGACCTGACCAAGGTATGGCCGCACGGGGATTACCCCCTCATGGAGGTGGGCGTGCTGGAACTCAACCGGAACCCGGACAACTATTTCGCCCAGATTGAGCAGGCGGCGTTCAACCCGGCCAACGTCGTTCCCGGCATCGGCTTTTCCCCGGACAAGATGCTCCAGGGGCGCCTGTTCTCCTACGGGGACGCCCAGCGGTACAGGCTGGGGGTGAACCATAACCAGATTCCGGTGAACGCCCCCCGCTGCCCGTTCCACAGTTACCACCGGGACGGCATGATGCGTGTGGACGACAATGCGGGAAGCACGCTGGGCTATGAGCCGAACAGTTACGGGGAGTGGCAGGAACAGCCGGAGTTCCGGGAACCGCCGCTGGAGCTGGACGGCGCGGCCTGGCACTGGGATTTCCGCGAGGATGACGACGATTATTATTCCCAGCCCCGCGCCCTGTTCCGGCTGATGAATCCGGAGCAGAGGGAGGCCCTGTACGGCAATACCGCCCGCGCCATGGGCGACGCGCCGGACTTTATCAAGCAGCGTCACATCGACCACTGCATGCAGTGCGACCCCGAATACGGGGAAGGAGTGGCCAAGGCCCTCGGCATGTTCAAGGGATAA
- the tkt gene encoding transketolase → MNLDLLQKAANQARGLAMDAVHDCASGHLGLPLGCAEIGAVLFGDLLNICPAQPRWLNRDRFILSAGHGSMFLYGWLHLSGFNIGIEDLKGFRHKGSITPGHPEFRDTEGVECTTGPLGQGIANAVGFALSARRAAARFNKPGMDIFTQHIFCLTGDGCLQEGVARESLALAAVLKLDNLILIYDSNDITLDAPAERTQLADPRAVYEALGWDVRQIDGHDLKAIAEAVEAAKNARNGKPQLIIAKTVIGKGIPGIEGTTKGHGEGGAKLQEEAHANWSIPAGERYYVSEDVRSAFTDLKARREEAFNAWNATYEQWRRAYPELAAELDSGICACARGVNPADSDKAIPAFPQDYSDATRSAGAVAINAIAKADPWFLTTSADLYSSNKNYLSGAGDFSAETPEGRNFWFGIREHAMAAICNGIAYDGLFRVSAATFCVFVDYMRAAIRVAALSGLPVTYILTHDSVAVGEDGPTHQPVETVSGLRVIPNLDVIRPADPEETAGAWMAAMQRADGPTALILTRQKVATLNNIPVETRREGVLKGGYVARKEKGTLKAIILASGSELELALKAAEKTGEGIRVVSMPSFFRFDKQSAEYRESVLPSSCAKRVSVEAGVTDLWWKYLGCQGEAVGINRFGFSAPGAQVLDELGMNVDNVVAAVQKVLSK, encoded by the coding sequence ATGAATCTTGACCTTCTCCAAAAAGCCGCCAACCAGGCGCGGGGACTTGCCATGGATGCCGTTCACGACTGCGCATCCGGCCACTTGGGCCTGCCGCTGGGGTGCGCCGAAATCGGGGCCGTCCTGTTCGGCGATCTGCTCAACATCTGCCCCGCGCAGCCCCGCTGGCTCAACCGTGACCGCTTCATTCTCTCCGCCGGCCACGGCTCCATGTTCCTTTACGGCTGGCTGCACCTGTCGGGATTCAACATCGGCATTGAAGACCTCAAGGGCTTCCGCCACAAGGGCTCCATCACGCCCGGCCACCCGGAATTCCGGGATACGGAAGGCGTGGAATGCACCACGGGGCCGCTGGGCCAGGGCATTGCGAACGCCGTAGGCTTCGCTCTCTCCGCCAGGCGCGCCGCCGCTCGGTTCAACAAGCCCGGCATGGACATCTTCACCCAGCACATCTTCTGCCTCACGGGGGACGGCTGCCTCCAGGAAGGCGTGGCCCGCGAATCCCTCGCCCTGGCCGCCGTCCTGAAGCTGGACAACCTCATTCTCATTTACGATTCCAACGACATCACGCTGGACGCCCCTGCGGAACGCACCCAGCTTGCCGACCCGCGCGCCGTGTATGAAGCCCTGGGCTGGGACGTGCGCCAGATCGACGGGCACGACCTCAAGGCCATCGCGGAAGCGGTGGAAGCCGCCAAAAACGCCAGGAACGGCAAGCCCCAGCTCATCATCGCCAAAACGGTGATCGGCAAAGGCATCCCCGGCATTGAAGGCACCACGAAGGGCCACGGGGAAGGCGGAGCCAAGCTCCAGGAAGAAGCCCACGCCAACTGGAGCATTCCTGCCGGGGAACGCTATTACGTCTCCGAAGACGTCCGCAGCGCCTTCACGGACCTCAAGGCCAGACGGGAAGAAGCTTTCAACGCCTGGAACGCCACCTACGAACAATGGCGCCGGGCTTATCCGGAACTGGCCGCGGAACTGGACTCCGGCATCTGCGCCTGCGCCAGGGGCGTCAATCCCGCGGACTCGGACAAGGCCATCCCCGCCTTCCCGCAGGACTACAGCGACGCCACGCGTTCCGCCGGAGCCGTCGCCATCAACGCCATCGCCAAGGCGGACCCCTGGTTCCTGACCACCAGCGCGGACCTGTACAGCTCCAATAAAAACTACCTTTCCGGCGCGGGGGACTTCTCCGCGGAAACCCCGGAAGGGCGCAATTTCTGGTTCGGCATCCGTGAACATGCCATGGCCGCCATCTGCAACGGCATCGCCTATGACGGCCTGTTCCGCGTGAGCGCCGCCACGTTCTGCGTCTTTGTGGACTACATGCGCGCCGCCATCCGCGTGGCCGCCCTCAGCGGCCTGCCCGTCACCTACATCCTGACGCACGATTCCGTGGCCGTGGGCGAAGACGGCCCCACCCACCAGCCGGTGGAAACCGTCTCCGGCCTCCGCGTCATCCCGAACCTGGACGTCATCCGCCCGGCGGACCCGGAAGAAACCGCAGGAGCCTGGATGGCCGCCATGCAGCGCGCCGACGGCCCCACCGCCCTCATCCTGACCCGCCAGAAGGTAGCGACCCTGAACAATATTCCCGTGGAAACGCGCCGGGAAGGCGTGCTGAAAGGCGGCTACGTAGCCCGGAAGGAAAAGGGAACCTTGAAGGCCATTATCCTTGCCAGCGGTTCCGAACTGGAACTGGCCCTGAAGGCGGCGGAAAAAACCGGAGAAGGAATCCGCGTGGTTTCCATGCCCAGCTTCTTCCGCTTTGACAAGCAGTCTGCCGAATACCGGGAAAGCGTGCTTCCCTCCTCCTGCGCGAAGAGGGTTTCCGTGGAAGCCGGCGTCACGGACCTCTGGTGGAAATACCTGGGCTGCCAGGGCGAAGCCGTGGGCATCAACCGCTTCGGCTTCTCCGCACCCGGAGCGCAAGTTCTGGACGAGCTCGGCATGAACGTGGACAACGTCGTTGCCGCCGTCCAAAAGGTGCTCTCCAAATAA
- a CDS encoding GreA/GreB family elongation factor produces MHADLEKLLSLGKITPSLAEKLDRIAPGRYCFHTTWGAGKVISWNLAAKKLVIDFEENPEHEVALEFAPKILEFLHDDHFLARRYEDTESLINLSVDDPVELVRVTLQGYGNSLTPEKLEAALKGTVIAADKWKNWWDKVRAMLRSNVQFMMPTRKGERITLRTNILSRAQAALEDYNKAADLKAKVRVLDGIKMETVMTEPDAVNALVQAVDADVRNGGSLALQQVLELAVLRDDLIAAVKNTEAAQAVYPLRSIVEANIGDVERFAEVLNSMPAVRQKRVYVTLPAVFGEEWTQKALELFDASGARAVGEIAKFLIEEGHDKALVKHLKHELLRQTLPAESLIWICRQRHDASKPLFGLPVGIAMLSLIEQDHMDGGPNRMLRLKNLFMEDKNIIQEMIKGQDVAEVRQFAKMLYNTSAFSEQDRGALMARVISVFPDLHAIVLDALVDTSDKPEPIFVSWDSLEARKKELEELVNVKIPENLHNKKISRAEGDLRENGGYQDAKEVEKVLNRRRSELEQALALARGTDFAVTDTSKAAMGMKVTLQPLAGGDAVVYTILGAWDTNPEKHIVSYLSQVGKELTGRSVGDQVKIVPMDGDKKKVFTITKIEAAF; encoded by the coding sequence ATGCACGCCGACTTGGAGAAATTATTGTCTCTGGGGAAAATCACCCCCTCTCTCGCTGAAAAACTTGATCGCATCGCACCTGGCCGTTACTGCTTCCATACCACCTGGGGCGCCGGCAAAGTCATTTCCTGGAACCTGGCCGCCAAAAAGCTGGTTATTGATTTTGAGGAAAATCCGGAACACGAAGTTGCCTTGGAATTTGCTCCAAAAATTTTGGAGTTCCTCCATGATGACCATTTCCTGGCCAGGCGTTATGAAGATACCGAATCCCTGATCAACCTGTCCGTGGACGATCCGGTGGAACTGGTGCGCGTCACCTTGCAGGGCTACGGCAATTCCCTTACCCCGGAAAAGCTGGAAGCTGCGCTGAAAGGCACCGTGATTGCCGCGGACAAATGGAAGAACTGGTGGGACAAGGTGCGCGCCATGCTCCGTTCCAACGTCCAGTTCATGATGCCTACCCGCAAGGGAGAGCGCATCACGCTCCGCACGAATATTCTTTCCCGCGCCCAGGCCGCCCTGGAGGATTACAACAAGGCCGCGGACCTGAAAGCCAAGGTGCGCGTGCTGGACGGCATCAAGATGGAAACGGTCATGACGGAGCCGGACGCCGTCAACGCCCTGGTTCAGGCGGTGGACGCCGACGTGCGCAACGGCGGAAGCCTGGCTCTTCAGCAGGTGCTGGAGCTGGCCGTGCTCCGGGACGACCTGATCGCCGCCGTGAAGAACACGGAAGCGGCCCAGGCCGTCTACCCCCTCCGCTCCATCGTAGAAGCCAATATCGGCGATGTGGAACGCTTCGCGGAAGTGCTCAATTCCATGCCCGCCGTGCGCCAGAAGCGCGTGTACGTTACGCTGCCCGCCGTCTTTGGAGAAGAGTGGACGCAGAAGGCGCTGGAGCTGTTTGACGCGAGCGGCGCCCGCGCCGTGGGAGAGATTGCCAAGTTCCTGATAGAGGAAGGGCATGACAAGGCCCTGGTCAAGCATTTGAAGCATGAACTGCTGCGCCAGACTCTTCCGGCTGAATCCCTCATCTGGATATGCCGCCAGCGGCATGACGCCTCCAAGCCCCTCTTCGGCCTTCCCGTCGGCATTGCGATGCTTTCCCTGATTGAACAGGACCACATGGACGGCGGCCCCAACCGCATGCTGCGCTTGAAAAACCTGTTCATGGAGGACAAGAACATCATCCAGGAAATGATCAAGGGGCAGGACGTGGCGGAAGTGCGCCAGTTCGCCAAGATGCTGTACAATACCTCCGCCTTCTCCGAACAGGACCGCGGTGCGCTGATGGCCCGCGTGATCAGCGTGTTCCCTGACCTGCACGCCATCGTGCTGGACGCCCTGGTGGATACCTCCGACAAGCCGGAACCGATTTTCGTTTCCTGGGACAGCCTGGAAGCCCGCAAGAAGGAGCTGGAAGAGCTGGTGAATGTGAAGATTCCGGAAAACCTGCACAACAAGAAGATTTCCCGTGCGGAGGGAGACCTCCGTGAAAACGGCGGCTACCAGGATGCCAAGGAAGTGGAAAAGGTGCTCAACCGCCGCCGTTCCGAACTGGAGCAGGCGCTGGCCCTGGCCCGCGGCACGGACTTTGCCGTGACGGATACCTCCAAGGCCGCCATGGGGATGAAGGTGACCCTCCAGCCCCTGGCCGGAGGGGATGCCGTGGTGTACACCATTCTGGGCGCGTGGGATACGAATCCGGAAAAGCACATTGTCTCCTATCTTTCCCAGGTTGGCAAGGAGCTGACGGGCAGGAGCGTGGGAGACCAGGTGAAGATCGTGCCGATGGACGGCGACAAGAAGAAAGTGTTCACCATTACGAAGATTGAAGCCGCTTTTTAA
- a CDS encoding DJ-1/PfpI family protein, which yields MDVNVLLFDDFETLDAFGPVEVLGKVEEYRLRYFSEHGGTVASAQKTVIVTEPATEADGCGILVVPGGRGTRRLAVFPPFLHFLRGMADDAEYCLSVCTGAALLAACGALDGRRATSNKKSFAWVKSVRGAVGWEERARWVADGKFYTSSGVSAGMDMALGFVSDRFGRSRAEGIAEQLEYVWNDDCTRDVFARK from the coding sequence GTGGATGTGAATGTGTTGCTTTTTGATGATTTTGAGACGCTGGATGCATTCGGCCCGGTGGAAGTGCTGGGCAAAGTAGAGGAATACCGGCTGCGTTATTTTTCCGAACATGGCGGAACCGTCGCAAGTGCTCAAAAGACGGTAATTGTCACTGAACCAGCCACGGAGGCGGACGGCTGCGGAATTTTAGTGGTTCCGGGAGGAAGGGGGACCCGCCGCCTGGCGGTTTTTCCGCCTTTCCTGCATTTTCTCCGGGGCATGGCGGACGATGCGGAGTATTGCCTGTCCGTCTGCACGGGGGCCGCGCTGCTGGCCGCCTGCGGCGCGCTGGACGGCAGAAGGGCAACTTCCAACAAGAAGTCTTTTGCATGGGTGAAGTCCGTCCGCGGCGCAGTCGGCTGGGAGGAACGTGCCCGGTGGGTGGCGGACGGGAAGTTTTATACTTCCTCCGGCGTTTCCGCCGGAATGGACATGGCCCTCGGGTTTGTGAGCGACCGGTTTGGCAGGTCACGGGCGGAGGGAATAGCGGAGCAGCTCGAATACGTGTGGAATGATGACTGCACCAGGGACGTGTTCGCGCGGAAATGA